The following are from one region of the Quercus robur chromosome 1, dhQueRobu3.1, whole genome shotgun sequence genome:
- the LOC126689516 gene encoding uncharacterized protein LOC126689516: MERVHEVITTEDQKVFLGVPSNEVMTRHVHKLVQVLGESLHIITEYLTQEAKVASLMSRMEALEAKNSKLKKDLIIAMEEANTSKEKAKTLSDDLRAEWQLTLEKDEQLLAGKAVEAF; this comes from the exons ATGGAAAGGGTGCACGAGGTCATCACTACTGAGGACCAGAAGGTTTTCTTGGGTGTGCCTTCTAATGAGGTTATGACCCGGCATGTCCACAAACTCGTTCAG gtGCTGGGGGAGAGCCTTCACATCATTACGGAGTACCTCACTCAGGAAGCCAAGGTCGCGTCTCTGATGTCCAGGATGGAGGCTCTGGAGGCGAAGAACTCCAAGCTGAAGAAGGACCTGATTATTGCTATGGAAGAGGCCAACACCTCTAAGGAAAAAGCCAAGACCTTAAGCGACGACCTCAGAGCCGAGTGGCAGCTGACTCTGGAAAAAGATGAACAACTTTTGGCT